In Nocardia asteroides, the following proteins share a genomic window:
- a CDS encoding ABC transporter ATP-binding protein/permease, with the protein MSGRPRGSWWRWTLAAGIGLVVLAAVLGPLLAPHPADKAVGMPFAEPGGQAVLGTDRLGHDVLSHLLTGGTELLLVSAVIAVLVTVLSALLGAVAAVRPRAGSLIELGGDLVILLPAVLGILLILTAWPQGGVSALIVVALLFGVPYCARIFAAAAAGIAATGYVEAAVASGESLPHLVFREILPNLRAVFTTQLGLRFVVAVYLVSTVSFLGVPALSDDNWANMVRDNASGLLLNPWAVLAPSAAIAIVAVGVNLVVTGGAVRRPAGSASSPAAVARPEPAESVNKRSARLVDAGHRAGGSSTSENEQASAGVAEPREDSRDGRRDDCGISVVDAGDAAVVEGLTVVAASGAVLLAPLSFRLKAGTVTALTGASGAGKSTAMRALLGHVPAGARRDGTVLVAGHEVFALDPGALRSFRRTRIAYVGQDPGSELNPLLRVRTALAEAAPKASDAERRAMLELVGLDETHLRRRCGRLSGGQQRRLALARAFLRRPDVLVLDEPLAGLHGSLRTDIARLVADLAVRESTAVLLSGHDTTTIHAIAHTVIEVHPPGGSPIVGPAAPDATGAVERKAPHDSTTEPDPSTEPDERSPGRRETASPDGRPGDAERGSSERGRGIDAAAIRDDSEASQGRALALRVDGVTARADGQDVLADVGFTVDEGQSLAVVGPSGAGKTTLARVVAGLRPANAGTLALRGEAIALDRRRRIKAAPRGIQLVTQNPLAALNPRRTVEQTLARPLRRIAEVPRTEIAARVASLLRAVELPVELADRHPHELSGGQRQRIALARALAADPAVLICDEITTALDAPTAAAIMRLLDRLRADHDTAVVLISHDMALVAAHCAELLVLDHGRVVESGSTTAVLAAPEQQATAALLG; encoded by the coding sequence ATGAGCGGACGTCCGCGCGGATCGTGGTGGCGGTGGACGCTGGCCGCGGGGATCGGGCTGGTCGTGCTCGCGGCCGTCCTCGGGCCGCTACTCGCGCCGCACCCGGCTGACAAGGCGGTCGGGATGCCGTTCGCCGAGCCCGGCGGGCAAGCCGTGCTCGGCACGGACCGGCTCGGTCACGACGTGCTGAGTCACCTGCTCACCGGCGGTACCGAATTGCTGCTGGTGTCGGCGGTGATCGCTGTGCTGGTGACCGTGCTCTCCGCGCTGCTCGGCGCGGTGGCCGCGGTCCGCCCGCGCGCGGGTTCGCTGATCGAGCTGGGTGGCGACCTGGTGATCCTGCTCCCCGCGGTGCTCGGCATCCTGCTGATCCTCACCGCGTGGCCACAGGGCGGGGTGAGCGCGCTGATCGTCGTCGCGCTGCTGTTCGGTGTGCCCTACTGTGCCCGGATCTTCGCCGCGGCCGCCGCGGGCATCGCCGCCACCGGCTATGTCGAGGCGGCCGTCGCGAGCGGGGAATCTCTCCCGCACCTGGTCTTCCGTGAGATCCTGCCCAACCTGCGGGCCGTCTTCACCACCCAGCTCGGCCTGCGCTTCGTCGTCGCGGTCTACCTGGTCAGCACCGTCTCCTTCCTCGGCGTCCCGGCCCTGTCCGACGACAACTGGGCGAACATGGTCCGCGACAACGCCTCCGGGCTGCTCCTCAATCCCTGGGCGGTCCTCGCGCCCAGCGCCGCCATCGCGATCGTCGCCGTGGGCGTGAACCTGGTGGTCACCGGCGGTGCCGTCCGCAGGCCCGCCGGATCCGCGAGCAGTCCCGCGGCAGTGGCGCGGCCTGAACCGGCGGAGTCGGTGAACAAAAGGTCGGCTCGTTTGGTCGACGCAGGTCACCGCGCCGGTGGATCGTCCACCTCCGAGAACGAACAGGCCTCGGCCGGGGTAGCTGAGCCGCGGGAGGATTCGCGGGACGGTCGCCGAGACGACTGTGGGATCTCGGTGGTCGATGCCGGAGACGCGGCGGTGGTCGAAGGGCTGACTGTGGTCGCAGCGAGTGGGGCGGTGCTGCTGGCGCCGTTGTCGTTCCGGTTGAAGGCCGGGACGGTGACCGCCCTGACGGGGGCATCGGGGGCCGGGAAGTCCACGGCCATGCGGGCATTGCTCGGGCATGTGCCCGCCGGTGCGCGGCGCGACGGCACGGTCCTGGTGGCGGGGCACGAGGTGTTCGCGCTGGATCCCGGTGCGCTGCGGTCGTTTCGGCGGACCCGGATCGCCTACGTCGGCCAGGATCCCGGCTCCGAGCTGAATCCGCTGCTGCGCGTGCGCACCGCGCTCGCCGAGGCGGCGCCGAAAGCCTCCGACGCCGAACGTCGCGCGATGCTCGAGCTCGTCGGCCTCGACGAAACCCATCTGCGCCGCCGCTGCGGCCGCCTCTCCGGCGGCCAGCAACGCCGCCTCGCCCTGGCCCGCGCCTTCCTGCGCCGCCCGGACGTGCTCGTCCTCGACGAGCCGCTGGCCGGTCTGCACGGCTCCTTGCGCACCGATATCGCCCGCCTCGTCGCCGACCTAGCCGTCCGCGAATCCACCGCCGTCCTGCTCTCCGGCCACGACACCACCACCATCCACGCCATCGCCCACACCGTCATCGAGGTCCACCCGCCCGGCGGTTCCCCGATCGTCGGCCCGGCTGCCCCAGATGCCACGGGCGCGGTGGAACGAAAAGCGCCGCATGACAGCACTACCGAGCCGGACCCATCGACGGAGCCGGACGAACGCAGTCCCGGTCGGCGCGAGACAGCGTCGCCGGACGGACGGCCGGGTGACGCGGAGCGCGGGAGTTCGGAGCGCGGTCGAGGTATCGATGCGGCAGCGATCAGGGACGACAGCGAGGCCAGTCAGGGGAGAGCCCTGGCCCTGCGCGTCGACGGGGTGACGGCCCGGGCTGACGGGCAAGACGTGCTCGCCGACGTCGGATTCACCGTCGACGAAGGGCAGTCGCTCGCCGTGGTCGGCCCGTCCGGCGCGGGCAAGACGACCCTCGCCCGGGTGGTCGCGGGCCTGCGGCCGGCGAACGCCGGAACACTCGCCCTGCGCGGCGAGGCGATAGCTCTCGATCGCCGTCGCCGGATCAAGGCCGCGCCCAGGGGGATTCAGCTGGTCACGCAGAATCCGCTGGCCGCGCTCAATCCCCGCCGGACGGTGGAGCAGACCCTGGCGCGCCCGCTGCGCCGGATCGCCGAGGTACCGCGCACCGAGATCGCGGCACGGGTCGCGTCCCTGCTCCGCGCCGTGGAGCTGCCGGTCGAACTGGCGGACCGGCATCCACACGAACTCTCCGGTGGGCAACGGCAACGGATCGCGCTCGCCCGGGCGCTCGCCGCCGACCCGGCCGTCCTGATCTGCGACGAGATCACCACCGCGCTGGACGCGCCCACCGCCGCGGCGATCATGCGGCTCCTCGACCGCCTGCGCGCCGACCACGACACCGCCGTCGTGCTGATCAGCCACGACATGGCCCTGGTCGCCGCCCACTGCGCCGAACTGCTCGTCCTCGACCACGGCCGCGTCGTCGAATCCGGGTCGACGACAGCGGTTCTCGCGGCTCCGGAACAGCAGGCGACGGCAGCCCTGCTCGGCTGA
- a CDS encoding ABC transporter permease — translation MSAVQTLVLPVLRRIALLVTLLAIVFVAVDLLPGSAASSALGRDADRAELAAKEHELGLDRALPVQFWHWLTGVLTGDFGQTARGNSIGTLLADKFPQTLLLGGIALLLTVVTSLALGCWWAVRPRAFGARLLQPASTVAVAVPEFVCGTVLILVLSLATGWLPAVTITDRSGFPAGPEMLVLPVLALAIPQIGWNARVVRSALLDVGTAPHVENAVLEGLPARTILVRHMLPFAAPTIVAGYATSVGMLFGGALVVETLFNYPGVGAVLAGSVADRDTATVAAVVALTAIVIMVLLGVADIVRNLAAGGAR, via the coding sequence GTGAGCGCCGTGCAGACCCTCGTCCTCCCCGTGCTGCGGCGGATCGCGCTGCTGGTGACCCTGCTGGCCATCGTCTTCGTCGCGGTGGACCTGCTGCCCGGCAGCGCGGCGAGCTCGGCGCTGGGCCGGGACGCGGATCGGGCCGAACTCGCCGCCAAGGAGCACGAGCTCGGCCTGGACCGGGCGCTGCCGGTGCAGTTCTGGCACTGGCTCACCGGGGTGCTGACCGGCGACTTCGGGCAGACCGCGCGGGGTAACTCGATCGGGACGCTGCTGGCCGACAAGTTCCCGCAGACCCTGCTGCTCGGGGGGATCGCGCTGCTGCTGACCGTGGTCACCTCGCTGGCACTGGGCTGCTGGTGGGCGGTCCGACCGCGGGCCTTCGGCGCGCGGTTGTTGCAGCCGGCCAGCACCGTCGCCGTCGCCGTGCCCGAATTCGTCTGCGGCACCGTGCTGATCCTGGTCTTGTCGCTGGCCACCGGATGGTTGCCCGCGGTGACCATCACCGACCGTTCCGGATTCCCGGCGGGGCCCGAGATGCTGGTGCTGCCGGTTCTGGCACTGGCGATTCCGCAGATCGGCTGGAACGCGCGGGTGGTGCGCTCGGCGCTGCTCGACGTCGGTACCGCGCCGCACGTGGAAAACGCGGTGCTGGAGGGGCTTCCGGCGCGCACGATCCTGGTGCGGCACATGCTGCCGTTCGCCGCGCCCACCATCGTCGCCGGCTACGCCACCTCCGTCGGCATGCTGTTCGGCGGTGCGCTGGTGGTGGAGACGCTGTTCAACTATCCGGGAGTCGGCGCGGTGCTGGCCGGTTCGGTCGCCGACCGTGACACCGCGACCGTCGCCGCCGTGGTCGCGTTGACCGCGATCGTGATCATGGTGCTGCTCGGCGTCGCCGACATCGTGCGCAACCTGGCCGCGGGAGGTGCGCGATGA
- a CDS encoding ABC transporter substrate-binding protein, whose amino-acid sequence MRFEGGNIMGFTRRQLLQSGLGVTALLLVAACTSDEEADGPAKQGGTLRVGALGTAARIERDPHANLSNDSDFLIASLVYDALTVPGGDPNVAPRLASRWEPSPDNRRWTFTIAEGATFHNGAPVTADDVVWSMRRLRQVGGASKMPVAENDIVADGPNRVVFTVPAPNTQLPLLLRLMTFTVPQGTTDFTAAVGTGPFRLESYQNGNARLVRNERWHGTPPLLDAIEVTMFDSVTALGNAALGGQIDLASNVGAIAGRTAAGRGDLQVVRRANDTMLGVAMRAADGPFADARVRTALRLGVDRTALVNQVHSGYGSTAADILGTADPAYDTAVRRDREVERAKTLLREAGFDTGRSYPFVTKAEVPGEVESAKVIATQLAEIGVKLDVQVVESGAFYDQTWLNAPLYTVSWGTNDSVLFLADKLMTTGSNRNETAFRDPEFDAATAKALAASGDDYTKAVRDIQRIEFERGGYLVWGMADGVDIAAAPVRGLPTLGGFARVQLERAWLA is encoded by the coding sequence ATGCGGTTCGAGGGAGGCAACATCATGGGTTTCACTCGCAGGCAGCTCCTGCAATCCGGGCTCGGCGTCACCGCACTGCTACTGGTGGCCGCGTGCACGAGCGACGAGGAGGCCGACGGACCCGCGAAGCAGGGTGGCACCCTGCGCGTCGGCGCGCTCGGCACCGCCGCCCGGATCGAACGAGATCCGCACGCCAACCTCAGCAACGACAGCGACTTCCTGATCGCCTCGCTCGTCTACGACGCGCTCACCGTCCCCGGCGGTGACCCGAATGTCGCGCCGCGTCTCGCCTCGCGCTGGGAACCCTCGCCCGACAACCGGCGCTGGACCTTCACCATCGCCGAGGGCGCCACCTTCCACAACGGCGCGCCGGTCACCGCCGACGACGTGGTCTGGTCCATGCGGCGGCTGCGGCAGGTCGGCGGCGCGTCGAAGATGCCGGTGGCCGAGAACGACATCGTCGCCGACGGGCCGAACCGCGTGGTGTTCACTGTGCCCGCACCCAATACCCAACTGCCGCTGCTGCTTCGGCTGATGACCTTCACGGTGCCGCAGGGCACCACCGACTTCACCGCCGCCGTCGGCACCGGGCCGTTCCGGCTGGAGTCCTATCAGAACGGCAACGCGCGGCTGGTCCGCAACGAGCGCTGGCACGGCACCCCGCCGCTGCTCGACGCGATCGAGGTGACCATGTTCGACAGCGTCACCGCGCTGGGCAACGCCGCGCTCGGGGGCCAGATCGACCTCGCCTCGAACGTCGGCGCGATCGCCGGGCGCACCGCCGCGGGCCGCGGCGACCTGCAGGTGGTCCGGCGCGCGAACGACACCATGCTGGGCGTGGCCATGCGCGCCGCCGACGGACCCTTCGCCGACGCGCGGGTGCGGACCGCCCTGCGGCTCGGCGTGGACCGGACCGCGCTGGTCAACCAGGTGCACTCCGGCTACGGCAGCACCGCCGCCGACATCCTCGGCACCGCCGACCCCGCCTACGACACCGCCGTGCGTCGCGATCGCGAGGTGGAGCGGGCCAAGACCCTGCTGCGCGAGGCCGGCTTCGACACCGGTCGCAGCTACCCGTTCGTCACCAAGGCCGAGGTCCCCGGCGAGGTCGAATCGGCCAAGGTGATCGCCACCCAGCTGGCCGAGATCGGCGTGAAGCTCGATGTGCAGGTGGTCGAATCCGGTGCCTTCTACGACCAGACCTGGCTGAACGCGCCGCTGTACACGGTCTCGTGGGGCACCAACGACTCGGTGCTGTTCCTGGCCGACAAGCTGATGACCACCGGCTCCAACCGTAACGAAACCGCTTTCCGTGACCCGGAATTCGACGCGGCGACCGCGAAGGCGCTGGCCGCGTCCGGCGACGACTACACCAAGGCGGTGCGCGATATCCAGCGCATCGAGTTCGAACGCGGTGGCTACCTGGTGTGGGGCATGGCCGACGGCGTCGACATCGCCGCCGCGCCGGTGCGCGGGTTGCCCACCCTCGGCGGCTTCGCCCGCGTCCAGCTGGAACGTGCCTGGTTGGCGTGA
- a CDS encoding TauD/TfdA family dioxygenase — MTFHLHDIEQRELPHDAASAVRALASDIRHRLGDTLHTTTLHDPALLAQIASRVDELPDAVRDAVRPPATAAGATVVRGLPVDDAEFGPTPPHWQAAATGAAATSSLDLDIAMLLLARCAGEPFGWAGQQNGRLVNNIVPAAGHEDEQSGASSSTLLSPHTEDAFHAARANLLMLTCLRNRDRVATTVSSVRQVELTEGDLRTLSVPTVPILPDVSYGTGFDQPAPALPTVWFDENGSPTLRYDPAYTPLDDADPVFAAAYTRLTAELARVCHAPALAPGEILLLDNDVAVHGRVPFRARYDGTDRWLKRVNIRLPERRRRAQESSENGYGQEVIAPFRASTDRTAERGRTDERGSVEQP; from the coding sequence ATGACGTTTCACCTGCACGACATCGAACAGCGCGAGCTGCCCCACGACGCCGCCTCGGCCGTCCGCGCTCTCGCGTCCGACATTCGTCACCGATTAGGTGACACACTTCACACCACCACCTTGCACGACCCCGCGTTGCTGGCCCAGATCGCGAGTCGGGTCGACGAGCTCCCCGACGCCGTCCGCGACGCCGTGCGCCCACCCGCCACCGCGGCGGGCGCCACCGTCGTACGCGGTCTGCCCGTCGACGACGCCGAATTCGGCCCGACCCCGCCGCATTGGCAGGCCGCGGCCACCGGCGCCGCCGCTACAAGCTCGCTCGATCTCGACATCGCGATGCTGTTGCTGGCGCGCTGCGCGGGTGAGCCGTTCGGCTGGGCAGGCCAGCAGAACGGCAGGCTGGTCAACAACATCGTGCCCGCGGCGGGCCACGAGGACGAGCAGTCCGGCGCGAGCAGTTCCACCCTGCTCAGCCCGCACACCGAGGACGCCTTCCACGCCGCCCGCGCGAACCTGCTGATGCTGACCTGCCTGCGCAATCGCGACCGGGTCGCCACCACGGTGTCGTCGGTGCGGCAGGTCGAGCTGACCGAGGGCGACCTGCGCACGCTGTCCGTGCCGACGGTGCCGATCCTGCCCGACGTGTCCTACGGCACCGGCTTCGACCAGCCCGCCCCCGCGCTGCCGACCGTGTGGTTCGACGAAAATGGCAGTCCCACACTGCGTTACGATCCCGCCTACACCCCGCTCGACGACGCCGACCCGGTGTTCGCCGCGGCCTACACCCGCCTCACCGCCGAGCTGGCCCGGGTCTGCCACGCGCCCGCGCTCGCGCCCGGGGAGATCCTGCTGCTGGACAACGATGTCGCCGTGCACGGCCGGGTGCCGTTCCGCGCCCGCTACGACGGCACCGACCGCTGGCTCAAGCGCGTGAACATCCGGTTGCCCGAACGTCGCAGGCGCGCGCAGGAGTCGTCCGAGAATGGGTATGGGCAAGAAGTGATCGCGCCGTTCCGGGCGAGCACCGATCGGACAGCAGAGCGGGGCAGGACAGATGAACGAGGATCCGTTGAACAACCGTGA
- a CDS encoding ornithine cyclodeaminase yields MNEDPLNNRDRSIPLRVLSRSDLADVPITPAEVVRAVEEAYLAFAAGESDNPRKLSVADPGGSSVSYAMLGRDGRRRVVAMKTSYKFDPGHDRSTKRYYTTITLYDDTTGAPIAMMDCARVGALRTPAVSALLVRETVRRGAESALLIGTGTQGRNALPHLLAANPQLRKLMVFGTHPEGLAAVHAHLAEAAPHALLEVVDDPYAAAPQADVVLATAGPGTEVALESEHLAPGSVAVLVGYGLAPSTLVDADRVVATSAAQMALTGTDMAGPDGTLRSVDAELPQILTRAAVARRREDEKIFVYNSGLVLTDIAVAHALAARAIAEGRGVEVPLWD; encoded by the coding sequence ATGAACGAGGATCCGTTGAACAACCGTGACCGAAGCATCCCGCTGCGGGTGCTCTCGCGCAGCGACCTGGCCGACGTGCCGATCACCCCGGCGGAGGTGGTCCGGGCCGTCGAGGAGGCGTATCTCGCCTTCGCGGCAGGCGAATCCGACAACCCGCGCAAGCTGAGCGTCGCCGATCCCGGCGGTTCCTCGGTGTCCTACGCGATGCTGGGCCGCGACGGCAGGCGCCGGGTGGTGGCCATGAAGACCTCCTACAAGTTCGATCCCGGCCACGACCGCAGCACCAAGCGGTACTACACCACCATCACCCTCTACGACGACACCACCGGCGCGCCCATCGCGATGATGGACTGCGCCAGGGTCGGCGCGCTGCGCACGCCGGCGGTGTCGGCGCTGCTGGTGCGCGAGACCGTGCGGCGCGGCGCCGAGAGCGCCCTGCTCATCGGCACCGGCACCCAGGGACGCAACGCCCTGCCACACCTGCTCGCGGCGAATCCGCAGTTACGCAAGCTGATGGTGTTCGGCACCCATCCCGAGGGACTGGCCGCGGTGCACGCCCACCTCGCCGAGGCGGCGCCGCACGCGCTGCTCGAAGTGGTCGACGACCCCTACGCGGCGGCGCCGCAGGCCGACGTGGTGCTGGCGACCGCGGGGCCGGGCACCGAGGTCGCGCTCGAATCCGAGCATCTCGCACCGGGCTCGGTCGCCGTGCTGGTCGGCTACGGGCTGGCGCCCTCGACACTGGTCGACGCGGACCGGGTGGTGGCGACCAGTGCGGCGCAGATGGCACTCACCGGCACCGACATGGCCGGGCCCGACGGGACCCTGCGCAGCGTCGACGCCGAATTGCCGCAGATCCTCACCAGGGCAGCGGTCGCGCGACGCCGCGAGGACGAGAAGATCTTCGTCTACAACAGCGGCCTGGTGCTCACCGATATCGCGGTCGCGCACGCCCTCGCGGCCCGCGCCATCGCCGAGGGACGGGGCGTCGAGGTGCCGCTGTGGGACTGA